The following are encoded together in the Balneola sp. genome:
- a CDS encoding DNA methyltransferase produces MTIQEYVDQLNLRYKSGISREHSYRGDLQTLLGELLPDLLITNEPARSEVGAPDYILTKGKIPVGYIEAKDIGDSDLAGKKKNKEQFERYKTGLPNLIFTDYLDFYVYREGELLTSVSIAEIQDGKIVGRTKNYGEFENIIKDFGTHVGQTIRSANKLSKMMAGKARILADVIEKALNADEEKQKNKVNETANNTLREQLTAFQNVLIHDISAKEFADIYAQTIAYGMFAARLHDSTLDTFDRHEAAALIPKTNPFLRKLFQYIAGYDLDDRIAWVVDGLADIFRATDVDGLLKNFGKATQQQDPIIHFYETFLAEYDPKLRKSRGVWYTPEPVVNFIVRAVDDILKDEFGLKDGLADTSKTKVKVKVPTHDKRHKGGMVEEEREVHKVQILDPAAGTGTFLAEVIKQIHSKFEGQQGIWATYVEEHLIPRLNGFEILMASYAMAHLKLDLLLRETGVEPSGSERFRVYLTNTLEEHHPDTGTLFAGWLSEEANEANHIKRDTPVMVVLGNPPYSVSSRNNGEWIEERIKTYKEGVQGYNKNALSDDYVKFIRYGQYLIEKNSEGILAYISNNSFIDGITHHKMREDLLNAFDKIYVLDLHGSYKKQEVTDDGEKDENVFDIQQGVSINIFIKKRESHNMASLLKNDALGKRKEKYNYLTENSLSTINWKAVEPQSPDYFFKEFKYKLRNQFEEWISLDKLFIESGTGIKFRKDNLLIKPHFDRDSVIELFKDMKNLDSQQILEKYNISDTKDWKISEKRDLFENEADDIMEVQYRLFDSRFTYYPYEKIHEIIVRGDSRRELMRNLFFKDNLALLSARQQSAYDFQHVFISDRLVDMCTLSAKSKESTYTFPLYVYPENSTQQTLDGSIERRPNLEKKIVDKIAKNLDLKFSPEKKEIEGTFAPIDLLDYIYAVLHSPSYREKYKEFLKIDFPRVPYPEDPELFWQLVELGGELRQIHLLEHPVIEEFITTYPIAGSNMISNRLTKNDPGFVVDGDDASGEENEALKGKILRRYPQDDSDDDLELGKVWINEEQYFGNVPKKAWEFYIGGYQPAEKWLKDRRDRELSIDEIRHYQKIIVALMETDRLMQEIDGVWGK; encoded by the coding sequence ATGACCATTCAGGAATACGTTGATCAGTTAAATCTGAGATATAAATCAGGCATTTCGAGGGAACACAGTTATCGGGGTGATTTACAGACTTTGCTTGGAGAGCTTTTGCCCGATTTACTCATTACCAATGAGCCGGCCCGATCTGAAGTGGGAGCACCTGATTACATTCTTACCAAAGGGAAAATTCCGGTTGGGTATATCGAAGCTAAAGATATTGGCGATTCCGATCTGGCAGGTAAAAAGAAAAACAAAGAACAGTTTGAGCGCTACAAAACCGGGCTCCCAAACCTCATCTTCACCGATTATCTCGACTTCTATGTGTATAGGGAGGGCGAATTGCTGACGTCTGTTTCAATTGCCGAAATTCAGGATGGTAAAATCGTTGGGCGAACTAAAAACTATGGCGAGTTCGAAAACATCATCAAAGATTTTGGGACGCATGTGGGGCAAACCATCCGCAGTGCCAATAAGCTGTCGAAGATGATGGCCGGTAAAGCCCGAATCCTCGCTGATGTAATTGAAAAAGCCCTGAATGCCGATGAAGAAAAGCAGAAAAACAAAGTAAACGAGACGGCTAACAATACCCTGCGGGAACAATTGACTGCATTTCAGAACGTCTTGATTCACGATATCAGCGCTAAGGAATTTGCAGATATCTATGCACAGACGATTGCTTATGGTATGTTTGCAGCTCGTTTACACGATTCGACATTGGATACCTTTGATCGACATGAGGCAGCTGCGCTTATTCCAAAAACCAATCCCTTCCTTCGTAAGCTTTTCCAATACATTGCAGGATATGACTTGGATGATCGTATCGCATGGGTGGTAGATGGGTTAGCTGATATTTTCAGAGCGACCGATGTTGATGGCCTTCTAAAGAACTTTGGAAAAGCTACTCAACAACAAGATCCCATCATACATTTTTATGAAACATTCCTGGCTGAGTATGATCCCAAGCTGCGAAAAAGTCGCGGAGTTTGGTACACGCCAGAGCCGGTGGTAAACTTTATTGTACGAGCGGTCGATGATATTCTAAAAGACGAATTTGGACTGAAAGACGGGCTGGCCGATACCTCTAAAACAAAAGTGAAGGTAAAAGTACCCACGCACGACAAACGACATAAAGGCGGTATGGTGGAAGAGGAACGGGAAGTCCATAAAGTGCAGATTCTGGACCCGGCAGCTGGAACCGGAACCTTTTTAGCTGAAGTGATCAAACAAATTCATTCCAAGTTTGAAGGACAGCAAGGCATTTGGGCTACCTATGTGGAAGAACATTTGATCCCACGCCTGAACGGATTTGAGATCTTAATGGCCAGTTATGCAATGGCACACCTGAAACTGGACCTGCTGTTAAGGGAAACTGGTGTAGAGCCAAGTGGTAGTGAACGTTTCCGGGTGTATCTGACTAACACTCTGGAAGAACATCACCCAGACACAGGAACCCTCTTTGCTGGTTGGTTAAGTGAAGAGGCTAATGAAGCCAATCACATTAAGCGTGATACACCTGTGATGGTTGTATTAGGTAATCCACCTTATTCAGTCAGCAGTAGAAATAATGGAGAATGGATTGAAGAAAGAATCAAAACTTACAAGGAAGGTGTACAAGGTTATAATAAAAATGCCTTGTCAGATGACTATGTTAAATTTATTCGATATGGGCAGTATTTGATTGAAAAGAATAGTGAAGGCATACTTGCTTACATATCAAACAATAGTTTTATAGATGGTATTACACACCACAAAATGAGAGAGGATTTACTTAATGCATTTGATAAAATATATGTTTTAGACTTACATGGTAGCTATAAAAAACAAGAAGTAACAGATGATGGAGAGAAAGATGAAAACGTATTTGATATCCAACAGGGTGTTTCAATAAATATTTTTATAAAGAAAAGAGAGAGTCACAACATGGCATCACTATTAAAAAATGATGCCTTAGGTAAGAGGAAAGAAAAATACAATTACTTAACTGAAAATAGTTTATCAACAATTAATTGGAAAGCAGTAGAGCCCCAGTCACCAGATTACTTTTTTAAAGAATTCAAGTACAAACTGAGAAATCAATTTGAAGAATGGATTTCCCTGGACAAATTATTCATTGAATCTGGTACTGGTATAAAATTCAGAAAAGACAATCTCTTGATTAAGCCTCACTTCGATAGGGATTCAGTAATTGAGTTGTTTAAAGACATGAAAAATCTTGATTCACAGCAAATACTTGAGAAGTATAATATTTCTGATACTAAAGACTGGAAAATTAGTGAGAAAAGGGACCTTTTTGAGAATGAAGCAGATGATATCATGGAAGTGCAATACCGGCTATTTGATAGTAGGTTCACCTACTATCCTTATGAAAAAATCCATGAAATTATAGTTCGAGGAGATTCTCGAAGAGAGCTAATGAGGAATTTATTTTTTAAAGATAATTTAGCTTTATTGTCTGCCCGTCAACAAAGTGCATACGATTTTCAACATGTGTTTATTTCAGATAGATTGGTTGATATGTGCACATTATCCGCTAAGTCAAAAGAAAGCACATACACATTCCCTTTATATGTCTATCCAGAAAATAGCACCCAACAAACTTTGGATGGAAGTATAGAACGAAGGCCTAATTTAGAAAAGAAAATCGTAGATAAAATTGCTAAAAATTTGGATCTGAAGTTCTCTCCGGAAAAGAAAGAAATCGAAGGCACCTTTGCTCCCATTGATCTGCTCGATTATATCTATGCCGTATTGCATTCCCCAAGCTACCGGGAGAAATACAAAGAGTTTCTCAAGATCGACTTTCCAAGAGTACCTTACCCCGAAGATCCCGAGCTTTTCTGGCAACTTGTGGAACTTGGTGGAGAGTTGCGCCAAATTCACTTACTGGAGCATCCGGTGATAGAAGAATTTATAACTACCTATCCCATTGCAGGAAGCAATATGATTTCCAACCGGCTGACGAAGAATGATCCGGGATTTGTGGTTGATGGAGATGATGCAAGTGGTGAAGAAAACGAAGCCCTGAAAGGCAAGATCCTTCGGAGGTATCCTCAGGATGACTCGGATGATGACCTGGAATTAGGCAAAGTGTGGATTAACGAAGAGCAGTATTTCGGCAATGTGCCTAAAAAAGCCTGGGAGTTCTACATTGGAGGCTATCAACCCGCTGAGAAATGGCTTAAAGACCGTCGAGACCGTGAACTTTCCATAGACGAAATCCGTCACTATCAAAAGATCATTGTTGCTCTTATGGAGACAGATCGGTTGATGCAGGAGATTGATGGGGTTTGGGGGAAGTAA
- a CDS encoding transcriptional regulator, translating to MCVLAIINRNLNIMKLLKVLIRPILLEEIYKELRHHGVIGMTVFKGEGTGRYIDPNKQHGSLDFPAMHAELIKIEIAAHDKDASRIADIIQKKASTGTEGDGIIFISSIDEAIRIKDGTRGPSVFF from the coding sequence GTGTGTGTTTTAGCCATTATTAATAGAAACCTAAATATCATGAAGCTGCTAAAAGTTTTGATCAGACCGATTTTACTTGAAGAAATTTATAAAGAATTGCGACATCATGGAGTAATTGGTATGACGGTATTTAAAGGTGAGGGTACCGGTAGGTATATTGATCCGAACAAACAACATGGTTCATTAGACTTTCCAGCGATGCATGCAGAACTGATAAAGATTGAAATTGCCGCTCACGACAAAGACGCCTCAAGAATTGCAGATATCATACAAAAGAAAGCTTCCACCGGAACTGAGGGTGATGGCATAATTTTTATTTCTTCAATTGACGAAGCTATTCGTATTAAAGATGGCACTAGAGGACCCAGTGTCTTTTTTTAA